The genomic DNA TTAGTCGTTGAAAGAAAAAGATATAAAAAAATTTTAATAGCTAGACCAATTATTCCAATGGGAAAAGATTTGGGATATTTACCTGGTTCAGAAAAAGAAAAAATGAAACCATGGATGCAGCCAATATTTGATAATATTGATTTTTTAAGTGAAAATAAAGAAGATAAAACAGGAGAAAAAGTAGTAGCTGGTCTTGAAAGTATGGGAATGATAAAAATAGAACCTCTTACTTATATAAGAGGTAGAAGTATTCCAAAAGGACTTATAATAATAGACGAGGCTCAAAACTTAACACCTCTTGAAATAAAAACTATAGTTACAAGAGCAGGTCAAGATACAAAGATAATATTTACAGGAGATCCACAACAAATCGATAATCCATATTTAGATGCCAATACAAATGGTCTTACATATATGGCAGATAGATTAAAATATGAAAGTATAGTTGGACACATAACTCTAAAAAAAGGAGAAAGATCTGAGATAGCAGAGATAGCAGCTAGATTGTTGTAGATATTTATGATTGTTGAGAGATTGGTAAGGAAATGTCCAAACCAATCTCTTTTTTACGTTGATAAAGGTGGTAAAAATCATTAGTTGTATTGAAAAAAACGTATAAATATGGTAAAATTTTTAGATTGAAACACCTTTATAGTTAAGATGGAGGAAACATAATTTATGATAAAAATATATATAGCTCCTATGGCAGGAGTTACTGATTATACATATAGGGGGATACTAAAAGAATTTAATCCAGACATGTTATTTACTGAAATGGTAAGTATTAATGCCATGGAATGTGCAATGGAAAAAACTTTAAATGTGGTATTAAGATTGAGAGAGGGAGATTCTGTTCAATTATTTGGAAAGGATATTCCTAAAATGGTTGAAAGTGCTAAATTTGTAGAAAAGTTAGGAGTAAAACATATCGATATTAACTCTGGTTGTCCAATGAAAAAGATTGTTAATAATGGATATGGATCAGCACTTATGGAAAATCCTGAACATATTAGAGCTATGCTATCAGAAGTAAGAAGTGCTTTAAATGATGATACAGGATTATCTATTAAAATAAGAGCAGGATACAAAGAGTTTAAAAATCCAGTTGAAATAGCTAAAATAGCAGAAGAAACAAAATGTAAGCACATAACTGTACATGGACGTACTCGTGAACAGATGTATACAGGAAAAGCCGATTGGAGTATTATAAAAGCAGTAAAAGAAAGTGTTTCTATTCCTGTATTTGGAAATGGAGATATTTTTACAGCTCAAGATGCAAAAGAAAGAGTTGAATATTCAGGAGTAGATGGAATAATGTTGGCAAGAGGAGTATTTGGAAATCCGTGGCTTATAAGAGATATCAGAGAATATTTTGAACATGGAAAAATTCTTACTCCAACAACAGAATTAGATAAAATAGAGATGGCTATTGAGCATACTAAGAGAACTCAAATAGAGCATCCTGAAAGACCTTTTATCTATGAACTTAGAAAACATATTTGTTGGTATTTAAAAGGAATAAGAGGATCGGCACCTATTAAAGATAAAATTAATCATACTGACAGTTATGAAGAAGTAATAGAACTTTTAAATATGTTAAAAGTTGCGGTAATGGAAGAAGAGGGAGTTGAATAGTAATGGCGGAAACTCCATTGATGGGGCAGTACAGGAAAATAAAGTCTGAGTACCAAGATAGTATTTTATTTTTTAGACTTGGAGACTTTTATGAGATGTTTTTTGATGATGCTGTAATAGCTTCAAAAGAACTTGGTCTTACGTTGACAAGTAGAAATAAAGAAAAAGATTATGAGGTTCCGTTAGCTGGAATACCATATCATTCTGTAGCTTCATATATAGCAAAACTTGTAAACAAGGGATATAAAATAGCTATATGTGATCAAGTAGAAGATCCAAAAACAGCAAAAGGAATAGTAAAAAGAGAAGTAACTAGAGTAATTACACCGGGAACTATAATTGACACTGAATTTTTAGATGAGAAAAGTAACAATTATTTGATGGGATTAAAAATAAGAGATAATCAAGGTGCTATAGCATATATTGATATTACTACTGGTGAGTTTAAAGCAACAGAAATAGAAGGAGAAGATATAGTTTTTAAACTTTTAGGTGAAATAAATAAAGTATCTCCTAAAGAGATAATAATGGATGAAAAAACTTATGATCTGTTTGCTGAAGAATTTAAAAAACATAGTGCTTTACAAGATATAAAGTTTACAAAAGTTTTAGATAAAAAGAAAACAGAAGAATATTTAAAGGAATATTTTAATGTTGTATCATTAGAGAGTTATGGATTAAAAGATAAAAAAAATGCAATTTCAATAGCAGCAATAGCTTTAGATTATGTAGTTGACTTGCAAAAAGGTAAAGAATTACCAATAGAAAAAATTTCTTATATAAATGAGCATGAAGTAATGGAACTTAATATCACTACTCAAAGAAATTTAGATATAATAGACAATTTTAGAGATAAAAGTGGAACAGGGACATTATTGTGGGTTATGGATGAATGTATGACTTCTATGGGAAGCAGACTTTTAAAGAAGTTTATAAAAAGTCCAACTTTAAATTTAACTGAAATAAAAAACAGACAAAATGATGTAAAATACTTTATAGATAATGTTTTGGTAAGAGAAGAAGTAAGAGAAAAATTAAAAGATATCTATGACATTGAAAGAATAATTGGGAAATTAGTATTAGAAACAGAAAATGGAAGAGATTTAATTGCGTTAAAAAATTCAATAAAAAAATCTCTTGAAATTTTAAAAATATTAAATGGCCATGAAATATTTCAAATAGATATTAAAGTTTTAGTAGAAATTTACAATCTAATAGAAGAAACAATAATTGATGAGCCACCTTTTTCAATAAGAGAAGGTGGAGTTATTAGAAATGGTTTTAATAGTGATTTAGACGATTTAAGAGCTATTTCTAAAGATGGTAAAAATTATATTTTGGAGTTAGAAACTACTGAGAGAGAAAAAACTGGTATAAAAGGACTTAAAATAAAATATAACAAAGTATTTGGATATTTTATTGAAGTTACAAAGGCTAATTCTCATCTTGTTCCAGATTACTATATTAGAAAACAAACACTTGCTAATGCAGAAAGATATATTGTTCCTGATTTAAAAGAATATGAGGAAAAAGTATTAAATGCTAAAGATAAGATACAAAATTTAGAGTACTACTTATTTAAGGAAATTAGTGGTAAGGTAAAATCTTATAGAGGAATTTTACAAGACTTAGCTTATAAGATATCTTATCTTGATGTAATTACAGACTTTGCTCATATTGCAATTAAAAATTCATATATTCAACCTGAAGTTAATGAGGGAGAGGAAATAGAAATAATTGCAGGTAGACATCCAGTTGTAGAAAAATTAATTCCTGTTGGAAAGTTTATAAAAAATAATATTGTATTTGATGATAAAAGAGAAATAATTATTCTAACAGGTCCTAACATGTCTGGTAAATCAACTTACATGAAGCAAACAGCACTTATTATAATAATGGCACATACGGGATCATATGTTCCTGCTAACTATGCCAGAATAGGTTTAGTAGATAAAATTTTTACCAGAGTTGGAGCAGCAGATGACTTAGTAAGTGGACAGTCAACATTTATGTTAGAAATGAGTGAAGTTGCAAATATAGTAAATAATGCAACAGATAAATCTTTTATAATCTTAGATGAAATAGGAAGAGGAACATCAACATTTGATGGGATATCAATAGCAACAGCAATAACTGAGTATATACATGAAAAAATAGGAGCTAAAACAATTTTTGCAACTCATTATCACGAATTAACACAACTTGAATCAAGACTTGAAAAAGCTGAAAATTTCAGAATAGAAGTAAAAGAAAATGAAAAGGAAATAATTTTTTTAAGAGAGATAGTAAAAGGTGGAGCAGATAAGTCTTATGGAATAGAAGTTGCAAGACTTGCTGGTCTTCCAAAAGAGATTTTAGATAGATCTAAATCTGTTTTAAAAAAACTTGAAGAGAGAAGAGAAATTATTGAGAAAAAAGTTGGAGGTGAACAGCTTCTTCTTTTCTGCAATGTTAATGAAAATTCAGAAGATGAAAATAATCATGAAGAAAATCTAAAAGGTAAAGAACTAACTAAAGAGCAAAAGATAGTTATGAGAGTTTTAGAGACAACAGATGTTGATAAAATGACACCGTTAGAAGCATTGATGAAATTGAACGAATTGAAAAAAATATTGAGTGGGAGTTAGATATGAAGAAGAAAGTAATCTATATAGCTATATTAATAATAATATTAATTTTGGGGTATTTAAATTATTTTGCTGATGATAAAGAAATTGATGGATCACATCAAGTTGTTGAAACTACAAATGTTACATATACTAATGATGACTATGTAGTAGAAGCACAAAAGCAAAAAGATTATGTTTCACAAAATGAGACTGGATTTGAAAAGGCAAAAGCAAAAGTAAATGAAATGTTATTGAGTGGAGATAATGTTTTTATTGATAAAGTTAGAAATCTTGCTTTAAAAAATAATATTTTAGGAATAAGTCCAAATGGTTGGAAATTTAAAGCACAAGAAGCTGATTATTTTAAAGCACAAGATGAAATAAAATCTACTACTGGAGTAGTGGCTGAAAATGAAGAAAGAGGAATAAAAATTTCTGGACAAAACTTTACTACTAACTCAAAAATGAGTTATATAAAGCTTGAAAAAGATGTTGTTCTTGAAAATGCTAGTATAGCTTTAAAAGGTGATAAAGGGGACTATGACGATATAACTAAAATTGTAAATTTAATGGATAATATTACACTTGAAGGACGTGGAAAAGAACAAGGACTTTTAAGTGGAAATTTTAAAACATTAAAATATAATATGCAAACTAAAGTTTTAACAGCATGGGAACCTTTTGATGTGATTTACAAAGGTATAAAGCTTAGTGCAGATGATTTATACATGAAAGAGGACGATGAGAGTTTAAAAATTACTAAAAATGTAAAATTATATGCAGATGGTTTTGATATTTCATTAGAGAGTATAGATAAGGCTCCAAATAGTAATATTTTAAATTTAAATGGGAAAATAGAAGGTACTAATGGAGTATATAGCTTTGTTGCTGATGCAGGAAAATATAATACTGAAACTAAAATTTTAGAAGTAAGTGGAAATATAAAAGCTTCTTCTAAAAATGGAGAGTTATTGCTTGCAGATAAAGTTATTTATAACACTGTAGATGAAACAATTTTTGTATTATCTTCTGATGAAGTAAATTATAAGTCACCTAGAGGAAATTTAGTTACTAAGTCGTTTACTTATGACATGAAAACAGGCGAAATTGTAACTGATAGCTCTTTTGTATTTAATGGTCCAGAATATGAAAGTGAAGGTAAAAAATTATATTATAACAATTTAACAAAAGATATGAAGTTAACACAGGGATATATCATTGATAAAGTAAAAAAACAAAAAGTTAGCGGAAATGAAATATTTCATAATAGATTGACTCGTGATACAATAATTACTGGAAATGCTTATATGGAAGACACAACTTATGCATTGTCTGGAGATAAGATAGATCATAAAGGGAAAGAAAATATGACAGTTATTCCAGGAAATTATACAGTTACTTATTTAAAAGATGGAAGTGTATTTAAAGGACAAAATGCAGAATATAATGGTACTACATATGAATTTTCAAGTAAAGGTTCTGTAGTTGGTGAAGGAAAAAATTATATTGTCTATGGAGAAAATTTAGAATATAACAGTAATACTGGCTTTGGAAAATTTAATAGTAAAGTTGTAATAGAAAATCCAAAAGATAACATAAAAGTAACAGGAGATAATTTTACATTCCAAAATCAAAAATATATGGAGCTTTCAGGAAATCTGATTTTAGAAACTGATAAGTTTATAGCAAAATCAGAAAAGGGAACATATAATTTTAAAGATGAAAAAATATATATCCCTAGTGAAATAGTATTAGATAGTAAAGATGGAAAAACTCATGGAACTGTTAAAAATGGTGAGTATTCTACTAAAAATAGTGTGTTTTATGGAAAGAGCTTCAAAGGAAATAGTGATGATAGCAATATAACAAGTAATGTAATAAAATATTTTTCAAAAGATGAGAAGATATTATTTTCAGGAAATGTTATAATGAAAAATCCAGATTCAACAATCAAAGATGAAAATGTTGAATATTATCCAAATGAAGAAAAAGTAAAATTAATAGGTAAATATATAATCTATTATGGTGATTTTACAGTAAATGGAATAGATGGAGTATTGAATAATACAACTGGTCTATTAAATGGAGATAAAACTATAATAACTTCTTCTAGTGGAGATAGATTTGAAGCAGATAAGGTAGATGGAAATTTAAAAGATCTTGTAATAGATTTTACTGGAAATATAAAAGGACATATTGTAAGTCAAGGAGAAATTACAGATTTTACAGGAAACTATGCTAGATTGTATTTTAGACATGGAGAAAAGTATGAACTTTTAAGAAGTGAAATTAGAAACAATGCTGTAGTTATCCAAAAAGATAGAACTTTATATTCTGATTATATAGAGATAGATGCTTTAAGAAAACTTGCTTATTCAAAAGATAACAGTAAACTTGTTATTAAAGATAAAAATGGTACAACTGTTGTAACTTCTGATGCAGCAGAAATGAATATGAATAATGATACAGCAGTGTTAGTTGGAAATGTAAGAATAGATAATGAAAACAGCGAGCAAGGAACAACTATAATAACAGCGAAAAAAGCTTTTATAGATCAAAAAAATAATACAATGGATCTAACTGGAAATGTAAAAATAGAAAATAAAGAATCTATAGTTGAAGCTGACAGAGGAATATAT from Fusobacterium hominis includes the following:
- the mutS gene encoding DNA mismatch repair protein MutS, with product MAETPLMGQYRKIKSEYQDSILFFRLGDFYEMFFDDAVIASKELGLTLTSRNKEKDYEVPLAGIPYHSVASYIAKLVNKGYKIAICDQVEDPKTAKGIVKREVTRVITPGTIIDTEFLDEKSNNYLMGLKIRDNQGAIAYIDITTGEFKATEIEGEDIVFKLLGEINKVSPKEIIMDEKTYDLFAEEFKKHSALQDIKFTKVLDKKKTEEYLKEYFNVVSLESYGLKDKKNAISIAAIALDYVVDLQKGKELPIEKISYINEHEVMELNITTQRNLDIIDNFRDKSGTGTLLWVMDECMTSMGSRLLKKFIKSPTLNLTEIKNRQNDVKYFIDNVLVREEVREKLKDIYDIERIIGKLVLETENGRDLIALKNSIKKSLEILKILNGHEIFQIDIKVLVEIYNLIEETIIDEPPFSIREGGVIRNGFNSDLDDLRAISKDGKNYILELETTEREKTGIKGLKIKYNKVFGYFIEVTKANSHLVPDYYIRKQTLANAERYIVPDLKEYEEKVLNAKDKIQNLEYYLFKEISGKVKSYRGILQDLAYKISYLDVITDFAHIAIKNSYIQPEVNEGEEIEIIAGRHPVVEKLIPVGKFIKNNIVFDDKREIIILTGPNMSGKSTYMKQTALIIIMAHTGSYVPANYARIGLVDKIFTRVGAADDLVSGQSTFMLEMSEVANIVNNATDKSFIILDEIGRGTSTFDGISIATAITEYIHEKIGAKTIFATHYHELTQLESRLEKAENFRIEVKENEKEIIFLREIVKGGADKSYGIEVARLAGLPKEILDRSKSVLKKLEERREIIEKKVGGEQLLLFCNVNENSEDENNHEENLKGKELTKEQKIVMRVLETTDVDKMTPLEALMKLNELKKILSGS
- the dusB gene encoding tRNA dihydrouridine synthase DusB, giving the protein MIKIYIAPMAGVTDYTYRGILKEFNPDMLFTEMVSINAMECAMEKTLNVVLRLREGDSVQLFGKDIPKMVESAKFVEKLGVKHIDINSGCPMKKIVNNGYGSALMENPEHIRAMLSEVRSALNDDTGLSIKIRAGYKEFKNPVEIAKIAEETKCKHITVHGRTREQMYTGKADWSIIKAVKESVSIPVFGNGDIFTAQDAKERVEYSGVDGIMLARGVFGNPWLIRDIREYFEHGKILTPTTELDKIEMAIEHTKRTQIEHPERPFIYELRKHICWYLKGIRGSAPIKDKINHTDSYEEVIELLNMLKVAVMEEEGVE
- the lptC gene encoding LPS export ABC transporter periplasmic protein LptC, yielding MKKKVIYIAILIIILILGYLNYFADDKEIDGSHQVVETTNVTYTNDDYVVEAQKQKDYVSQNETGFEKAKAKVNEMLLSGDNVFIDKVRNLALKNNILGISPNGWKFKAQEADYFKAQDEIKSTTGVVAENEERGIKISGQNFTTNSKMSYIKLEKDVVLENASIALKGDKGDYDDITKIVNLMDNITLEGRGKEQGLLSGNFKTLKYNMQTKVLTAWEPFDVIYKGIKLSADDLYMKEDDESLKITKNVKLYADGFDISLESIDKAPNSNILNLNGKIEGTNGVYSFVADAGKYNTETKILEVSGNIKASSKNGELLLADKVIYNTVDETIFVLSSDEVNYKSPRGNLVTKSFTYDMKTGEIVTDSSFVFNGPEYESEGKKLYYNNLTKDMKLTQGYIIDKVKKQKVSGNEIFHNRLTRDTIITGNAYMEDTTYALSGDKIDHKGKENMTVIPGNYTVTYLKDGSVFKGQNAEYNGTTYEFSSKGSVVGEGKNYIVYGENLEYNSNTGFGKFNSKVVIENPKDNIKVTGDNFTFQNQKYMELSGNLILETDKFIAKSEKGTYNFKDEKIYIPSEIVLDSKDGKTHGTVKNGEYSTKNSVFYGKSFKGNSDDSNITSNVIKYFSKDEKILFSGNVIMKNPDSTIKDENVEYYPNEEKVKLIGKYIIYYGDFTVNGIDGVLNNTTGLLNGDKTIITSSSGDRFEADKVDGNLKDLVIDFTGNIKGHIVSQGEITDFTGNYARLYFRHGEKYELLRSEIRNNAVVIQKDRTLYSDYIEIDALRKLAYSKDNSKLVIKDKNGTTVVTSDAAEMNMNNDTAVLVGNVRIDNENSEQGTTIITAKKAFIDQKNNTMDLTGNVKIENKESIVEADRGIYNMQTKKINASGNVYVNYKN